DNA from Dietzia lutea:
GGCTGCGCGGCGAGCTCGGGATGCCGTTCGAGGAATCCTCGGCGGACGACAGGTTGCTAGCCTATGTGCGGGCGTGCGCAGGGGTGACGTCCCGCGCAGAGTTGTTGTTCATGCTCGACGGTGCGCTCGACCCTGAGGCATCGACGGTCTGGTCTGAGCTCAACGGCCGGTGGGTGCCTCCGTCGGCTCAGTTGCACGATGGCCCCGCCGGGATGCTGCGGTTCATCATCCGTATCGCCTCGGACGGATTGTGGCTCTATGAGGCCTCCACCGGCGAGCCCCTGACCGAATCCGAGCGCCGCGAGGTCGCCGAAGCGCTCGCCGGCATGCTTGGCAGTGGATCGACAACGGCTGGCGCTGCCCCGGCGCCCGACCCGGCGCGATAGCCCGCGAGTGGCGCGGGTGAGGCGACTAGGCAGGGCTGGCAAACTATACTTTCTAGATGGTAAAGTCCGCGGGGCGTTAGCAGCCGGTCGTGGCGTGCTCGGATCATGAGGATACGCAAGGTGTTGCGCCGGGTGGACATCGCGACGTTTGGCGATGCTTGGGATGTGTTGGCGGAGATGGGCTCCAGGGGTCGTGCCGGTAAGGGCCGTGGGGCGATCGTGTCGTTCGGGGCGTTTCGCGTTCCGACGGGCGAACGCCGGTGGAACTACTGGAGGCTGCGCCGGAAGGTGCGCAGCTGGGCCGTTACGCATATCGCGCGTACCGCTCCAGAGGTGATGGTTATCGCGTTGGACGCGCGGGGCCGCTTGCGCACCGACCGCGCCGAGTCGGCTGGCGCGCGGCTCGCCGAGGACGTGCGCCGGATCCCGGGCATGCTCTACGCCCACGACCTCCCCGTGGTCGTCGTGCTCATCCGGAACGGCAGGCAGCGGGAGCGACTGATCGAGGATCTGGTAGGCGGCGACCTGGGCCGGATCGCGGAAAGTCGCATCGCCGCCTAGTTGTACCCGTCCAGAAGATTGACAGCGGGGGAGTCTGATCGATCGAGAGCCTCCGGGTGGGATGTGGCTTGTCTAAGGCCCGTACCCACCACGGAAGTTCTCGTGTCCCTTGCCGGTGCCGACTTAAGAGACCGTCGAGCGCCGCCTGCTGGAGGAGTTCTTCTCGCTGAGGTCGATCGGATGTCTTTCCCACCGAAGGCGAGGAAGAAAGTGTTCGGTGCTAGCGACTCCCGCCGCGCGGGCCCGTGACCGCCGTCGTTTCGGGGCCGGTCGGGGACCTGGCATCGACGGCGACCTGCTGACGGTCTTGGCGTTCTCCGTGGCGATCTTTAGAACTCGTCTCCGAGCGAACACAGCTCGCCGCTGAGAGCACGCAGGTTGGCTCGCCCGGCCGCAGGGCGATCACCGCCGGGGCCACGACTGCGGACCTCGTCCGCAGCAGTTCCGTCCGATAAGAATGGACCACGCTGGGTCTCATGAACTGATCGTCGCCGACAGCTGGTGCCCATTCACGTTCCCTTACGTGCCACCGCTGGCGAAGAGACTGGGCACAGAAAGCAGTAGACTGCGACGCTCCTGCAGCTTCGCTGCTGCATCACTACGCTCCACCAGTTCCGTACCGCGACGTCCCGGGCATGACGTCGGGCACGCCTTCGGCGAGGATGCTTCGGAGTACTTGCTCCCCTCGTGTAGTGAGTGCGCTCACTCTGAGGGAGGTCCGTCAGGCGACGCGCTGGGTGACGGCCGCCGCGAGTTCCCGGAGTTCGGTGACTCCCGCGGGGGCCAGGAGTGGTGATCCGAGGGCCTCGAGAGCCTTGGTTGTGGCCGCAGAGATGAGGCGTTCGACCTGTTCGACCGCACCGCTCGCGGCGATCGTGTCCTGCGCGACGGCAATCGCCGCGTCCGTGGCGGCCTGGTCCCCGAGCACCGCGTCGAGCGATTCGCGCCCGCGTGCGTCGAGCACGCGTGTCGCGAGGGCAACCAGGGTGGTGCGCTTGCCCTCGCGAAGGTCGTCACCGCTTGGTTCGCCAGTGACGGCGGGGTCGCCGAAGACGCCGAGCAGGTCATCACGTAGCTGGAAGGCGACGCCGAGTGGCAGCCCGAAGGCGCGCAGGACGTCGAGCTGCTCGTCACTCGCTCCGCCGAGCGCCGCCCGGACAGGTACGAGCGGGCTCATACGTTCGCGTCTATGCCTACTGGAGCAACGTCTTCCCGATCAGGTGTGCCATCTCGGATACGGCCTCGTCGGCAGCGGTGAGGGTGCCCACCTCGGTGAAGAAGCTGTGGAACACTCCCGGATACCGATGAAGTTCTGCCACAACACCGTCCGCTGTCAGCCGATCGACATACTGCTCTGCGCTGTCTCGGAGCGGATCGACTTCAGCCGTGATGACTAGGGCAGAGGGAAGTCCTGCCAGAGTCTCTGCCGCAGCGGGAATGGCGTACGGATTGTCCAAATCGTCCGGACCGCTGAGGTAGTTGTCCAAGAACCAGGTGCAGTCCTGGGCCGTGAGGACTGGACCGTCCGAGTACTCGCGGAAGGAAGGGTACTCGGACGGAACGTCGAAGGCGGGGTAGGCCAATGCCTGAAGCCGGATCTGCGGGCCATTTTCATCGCGAGCGCGAAGGCACACGCCGATCGCTAGATTTCCTCCAGCGCTGTCGCCGGCGACGGCGATTGTGTTGCCGTCGAGTCCTTTGTCCGACCCATGATCTCGTACCCAGAGTACGGCTTCGTAACAGTCGTCGTGCGGTAGCGGGAACTTGTTCTCGGGAGCCCGGCGGTAGTCGACCGAGACAACCGCGCATGATGAATCGTTCGCGAGTTTGCGGCAGCACTCGTCCACGCCGTCCAACGTGCCCAGTGTCCAACCGCCGCCGTGGAAGTAGATGATTGCCGGAAGATCGGAGTGTGAGGTCGGACGGTAGAGTCGGATGGGGATGTCACCGTGTCGACCCGTTACCGAGAAATTCTCGACGGAGTGGACGGGTGTGTGATCGCGTGGACGCATCAGGTCGACTATTTGTCGTGCGCCTTGTACGCCGAGCTGGTGAAAAGGCTTCGCCAATACAGTATCCAGGTCATTGGCCAATTTCAAGGCGTCGGGCATCAGGTTCCGGTGAGACCATCTCCCAGATTCAGTCACGTCACGATGTCCTTCCATCCGAGGTATATCGAGGTGCGATTCAGGCACGCGAGTCAGCTTTTAAGCGCAGTATTCCGGTAGGGAATGTGAAATTTCATATGTACTACTAGATTCTTAAGGAGAATCCATCCGAGACAGGCGGTCGCCAAGCGTGCGGAATTGTGATATGAGGCAGTCCAGAATGAGAATAAGTCAGGTTGGCAATTTGATCAAGAATTTGTGCCCCGCGATAACCGGAAGTGCCCGAAAAGTGTGGCTTATCGGGCACTTCCAACCGGTAGGATTTGGGTCAGAGCGCGATGTACTTAGTATCGAGGTACTCTTCGATTCCCTCGAATGCGCCCTCGCGCCCGAAGCCGGATTCTTTGACGCCCCCGAAGGGGGCAGCAGGATCGGAAATAATACCTCGATTGACGCCGACCATCCCCACCTTCAATGCTGCGGCCACGCGCATGGCCCGATCGAGATCTCGGGTGTAGAAGTAGGCAGCCAAGCCGTACTCGGTGGCGTTGGCAGCGGCAATCGCCCCATCTTCGGTGTCGAAGACGGTTATCGCCGCAACGGGACCGAAGATCTCTTCACGGAGCAGGCGGGAGTCCTCCGAGATGAGATCTAGAACCGTCGCGGGATAGAAACTTCCAGGGCCGGAAGGGACTTGGCCGCCGACTCGTACCCGCGCTCCCCGTTCGACAGCGTCAACGACCAGGTCGTGCACCGATGCACGTTGCTTATCGGTGATGAGCGGGCCCAAGTCGGTGTTCTCGTCGAGACCGTGCCCGGTGCGCAGCGCCGCGATGCGTGCGGTGAGTTTGTCTGCGAACTCGTCAGCTACCCCACGCGCAACATGAAAGCGGTTCGCTGCAGTACAGGCCTCACCACCATTGCG
Protein-coding regions in this window:
- a CDS encoding TetR/AcrR family transcriptional regulator translates to MRADNREVILDAARRVVQNNGVTGLKFDAVARESGLTRPGVMYHFPRRELLVLATHRYLAGLFEERLRGELGMPFEESSADDRLLAYVRACAGVTSRAELLFMLDGALDPEASTVWSELNGRWVPPSAQLHDGPAGMLRFIIRIASDGLWLYEASTGEPLTESERREVAEALAGMLGSGSTTAGAAPAPDPAR
- a CDS encoding polyprenyl synthetase family protein, producing MSPLVPVRAALGGASDEQLDVLRAFGLPLGVAFQLRDDLLGVFGDPAVTGEPSGDDLREGKRTTLVALATRVLDARGRESLDAVLGDQAATDAAIAVAQDTIAASGAVEQVERLISAATTKALEALGSPLLAPAGVTELRELAAAVTQRVA
- a CDS encoding alpha/beta hydrolase, translating into MPDALKLANDLDTVLAKPFHQLGVQGARQIVDLMRPRDHTPVHSVENFSVTGRHGDIPIRLYRPTSHSDLPAIIYFHGGGWTLGTLDGVDECCRKLANDSSCAVVSVDYRRAPENKFPLPHDDCYEAVLWVRDHGSDKGLDGNTIAVAGDSAGGNLAIGVCLRARDENGPQIRLQALAYPAFDVPSEYPSFREYSDGPVLTAQDCTWFLDNYLSGPDDLDNPYAIPAAAETLAGLPSALVITAEVDPLRDSAEQYVDRLTADGVVAELHRYPGVFHSFFTEVGTLTAADEAVSEMAHLIGKTLLQ